Proteins encoded by one window of Rhodamnia argentea isolate NSW1041297 chromosome 6, ASM2092103v1, whole genome shotgun sequence:
- the LOC115755945 gene encoding 60S ribosomal protein L39-1 has translation MPSHKSFMIKKKLAKKMRQNRPIPHWIRMRTDNTIRYNAKRRHWRRTKLGF, from the exons ATG CCGTCGCACAAGTCGTTCATGATCAAGAAGAAGTTGGCGAAGAAGATGAGGCAGAACAGGCCCATTCCTCACTGGATCCGCATGAGGACCGACAACACCATCAG GTACAACGCGAAGCGCAGGCACTGGCGCCGCACCAAGTTAGGATTTTGA